GCCCTACCGGGCAGCAGGCGGCAGCGTAGCGGCATCCTTCGCCTCCAAATCGCGCGGGGCGTAGCCATAGGGATTCTTCGGGTCTTTGCCCGCGCGCCACAACACCCAGATGCCGATGAGAATGAGCGGAATGCTCAGCAGCTGGCCCTGGTTGAGCAGGCGGCCGTTTTCAAAATCGACCTGGTTTTCCTTCAGGAATTCGCCCAAGAAACGCTGCGTAAATAGCAGCACCACAAACAGCCCAAACAGCTGCCCGCGCGGCGTGTGCTTCTTGGTGCGGTTCCACATCGAGTAGAGCAGCGCGAGCAGGAAAATGCAGAACAGCGCCTCGTAAATCTGGGTGGGGTGGCGCGGCACGGCCATGGGCGAATCGGGGGCTACGGCCGTGCCTTCGGGCAGCAGGCGGTAGCTGGTGGTGCCGTCCTGAAAGCGCACCGGCTCGGCGGCCACCTGCACGGCGCCGGCGGGCAGCGGCCGCGTCACGGGCAGCAGGTGCTCGACGTCGCGCGGGAACACAAAGCCCCAGGGCGCCGTGGTGGGCTTGCCCACAATTTCGGAGTTCATCAGGTTGCCCGTGCGGATGCAGGCGCCGCCCAGCGCCACCACAATCACAATGCGGTCGAGCACCCACAGGTAATCGAACTTGTTGTTACGGGCAAACAGCCAGCAGGCAAACAGAATGCCGATGGTGGCGCCGTGGCTGGCCAGGCCGCCCTGCCAGATTTTGAACACCACCATGGGGTCAGCTTTCAGCGCCTCAAAGTCATAAAACAGCATATGCCCCAGCCGCGCGCCCACAATGGTGCCGATGAGCATGTAGATGGTAATGACGTCGACCCACTGCGGCGACACCCGCTCGGAGCGGTAGATGTGCGTGAGCACGAACGTGCCCACCACGAAGGGCAGCATGAAAAACAGCCCGTACCAGCGCAGCGTGACCGGCCCCAGGTGGGCAATGATGGGGTTGACGTTCCAGAAAACAGCGGCGAGGAAAGGCGACATGCGCAACGAAAATGAATAGTGGTTTCAAAGGTAGTCAGCCCCGGCATGCGGCTGCGCCGGCACGGGGTAT
This DNA window, taken from Hymenobacter sp. 5317J-9, encodes the following:
- the lgt gene encoding prolipoprotein diacylglyceryl transferase; translation: MSPFLAAVFWNVNPIIAHLGPVTLRWYGLFFMLPFVVGTFVLTHIYRSERVSPQWVDVITIYMLIGTIVGARLGHMLFYDFEALKADPMVVFKIWQGGLASHGATIGILFACWLFARNNKFDYLWVLDRIVIVVALGGACIRTGNLMNSEIVGKPTTAPWGFVFPRDVEHLLPVTRPLPAGAVQVAAEPVRFQDGTTSYRLLPEGTAVAPDSPMAVPRHPTQIYEALFCIFLLALLYSMWNRTKKHTPRGQLFGLFVVLLFTQRFLGEFLKENQVDFENGRLLNQGQLLSIPLILIGIWVLWRAGKDPKNPYGYAPRDLEAKDAATLPPAAR